From Lolium perenne isolate Kyuss_39 chromosome 5, Kyuss_2.0, whole genome shotgun sequence, a single genomic window includes:
- the LOC139831036 gene encoding F-box/LRR-repeat protein 3-like: MKLPNLEVLSLVGCVGIDDDALASLENECSKSLQVLDMSNCQNVTDEGVSSVVKAMPNLLELNLSYCCHVTPSMGKCFQMIPKLQTLKLEGCKFMTDGLKYIGISCASLRELSLSKCSGLTDTDLSFVVSRLKSLLKLDITCNRNITDASLAAITSSCPSLISLKMESCSHVSSEGLRMIGKRCSQLEELDITDSDLDDEGLKALSGCSKLSSLKIGICMKISDEGLMHIGKSCPELRDIDLYRSGAISDVGVTQIAQGCPMLESINLSYCTEITDLSLAALSKCAKLNTLEIRGCPSVSSVGLSEIATGCRLLAKLDIKKCFAINDVGMLFLSQFSHGLRQINLSYCSVTDIGLLSLSSICGLQSMTIVHLAGITPNGLMAALMVCGGLKKVKLHTAFRSMMPPHMLNVVEARGCIFQWIDKPFQVEQERCDIWKQQSQDVLVPLPSYRII, translated from the exons ATGAAGCTACCAAATCTTGAGGTGTTGTCACTGGTGGGGTGTgttggaatcgatgatgatgccCTTGCTAGTCTTGAGAACGAATGCAGCAAATCGCTGCAG GTGCTTGATATGTCAAACTGTCAGAATGTCACCGATGAGGGAGTTTCGTCAGTAGTGAAGGCAATGCCAAATCTTTTGGAGTTGAATCTGTCATACTGCTGTCAT GTTACTCCTTCTATGGGAAAATGCTTCCAAATGATTCCTAAGTTGCAGACCCTGAAATTGGAAGGCTGCAAATTCATGACCGATGGACTCAAATACATTGGAATTTCTTGTGCTTCTTTAAGAGAGTTGAGCCTGAGCAAGTGCTCGGGATTGACAGATACTGATCTTTCTTTCGTCGTATCAAGACTAAAGAGTTTATTGAAGCTGGACATTACCTGCAATCGCAATATCACTGATGCTTCACTAGCTGCCATCACTAGCTCATGCCCTTCCCTCATCTCTCTCAAAATGGAGTCTTGTAGCCATGTTTCAAGTGAAGGGCTGCGAATGATTGGGAAGCGCTGTTCCCAGTTGGAAGAGTTAGACATCACTGACAGTGATTTGGATGATGAAG GTTTGAAAGCTCTCTCTGGATGCAGCAAGCTTTCAAGCTTAAAAATTGGTATATGCATGAAGATAAGTGATGAAGGCCTTATGCACATCGGCAAGTCTTGCCCAGAACTCCGAGATATTGATCTGTACAGGTCTGGGGCCATTAGTGATGTGGGGGTTACTCAAATCGCTCAAGGTTGTCCAATGCTAGAGTCTATCAACCTGTCCTACTGTACAGAGATAACAGACCTTTCATTGGCTGCGCTCTCAAAATGCGCAAAACTGAACACACTAGAGATCCGTGGCTGCCCCAGTGTTTCATCTGTGGGGCTCTCAGAAATAGCAACCGGATGCAGGCTACTTGCCAAGCTCGATATCAAAAAGTGCTTTGCGATCAATGATGTGGGGATGCTTTTCCTTTCCCAGTTCTCTCATGGCCTCCGTCAG ATAAACCTGTCGTATTGCTCAGTCACCGACATAGGACTTCTGTCCCTCTCTAGCATATGCGGGCTGCAGAGCATGACCATTGTGCACTTGGCTGGTATTACGCCCAACGGCTTGATGGCTGCTCTGATGGTCTGCGGTGGTTTGAAGAAGGTGAAGCTCCACACAGCATTCAGATCTATGATGCCTCCACACATGCTCAATGTTGTTGAGGCTCGCGGCTGTATTTTCCAGTGGATTGATAAACCATTTCAG GTTGAGCAAGAACGTTGCGACATATGGAAACAACAGTCTCAGGACGTGCTAGTGCCCCTTCCATCCTACAGAATCATCTGA
- the LOC139831618 gene encoding probable protein phosphatase 2C 73: MGICCSREGGREELEEAEGWFPWKHDDFLQEQLSGAAGVSMHTKQGWKGVNQDAMAACQDFAGHKGQIFCGVFDGHGPLGDIGRESFHRK; this comes from the exons ATGGGGATCTGCTGCAGCAGGGAAGGAGGGAGGGAGGAGCTGGAGGAGGCGGAGGGGTGGTTCCCATGGAAGCACGACGACTTCTTGCAGGAGCAGCTCTCCGGCGCCGCCGGGGTGTCCATGCACACCAAGCAGGGCTGGAAGGGCGTCAACCAAGACGCCATGGCTGCCTGCCAG GACTTTGCTGGCCACAAGGGCCAGATCTTCTGCGGGGTCTTCGACGGTCATGGCCCCCTCGGCGATATCGGACGTGAATCTTTCCATAGGAAATGA
- the LOC127303623 gene encoding F-box/LRR-repeat protein 3, whose translation MAMPTHTHLPKRRRLSPSPATATVAVTPLDSLADELLFLILDRVAAADPRALKSFALASRACRDAEARHRRVLRPYRADLLRAALARYPSTARLDLTLCPRVPDSALSSLPSAPLRAVDLSRSRGFGARGLAVLCTACPALADLDLSNGVDLGDAAAAEVARARGLRRLCLSRCKPVTDMGIGCVAVGCPDLREVALNWCLGITDLGVRFLALKCKKLASLNLSYTMISKDCLPAIMKLPNLEVLSLVGCVGIDDDALASLENECSKSLQVLDMSNCQNVTDEGVSSVVKAMPNLLELNLSYCCHVTPSMGKCFQMIPKLQTLKLEGCKFMTDGLKYIGISCASLRELSLSKCSGLTDTDLSFVVSRLKSLLKLDITCNRNITDASLAAITSSCPSLISLKMESCSHVSSEGLRMIGKRCSQLEELDITDSDLDDEGLKALSGCSKLSSLKIGICMKISDEGLMHIGKSCPELRDIDLYRSGAISDVGVTQIAQGCPMLESINLSYCTEITDLSLAALSKCAKLNTLEIRGCPSVSSVGLSEIATGCRLLAKLDIKKCFAINDVGMLFLSQFSHGLRQINLSYCSVTDIGLLSLSSICGLQSMTIVHLAGITPNGLMAALMVCGGLKKVKLHTAFRSMMPPHMLNVVEARGCIFQWIDKPFQVEQERCDIWKQQSQDVLVPLPSYRII comes from the exons ATGGCCATGCCGACCCACACCCACCTCCCCAagcgccgccgcctctcccctTCCCCTGCCACGGCCACGGTCGCCGTCACCCCGCTCGACTCGCTGGCCGACGAGCTCCTCTTCCTGATCCTGGACCGGGTCGCGGCGGCCGACCCGCGCGCGCTAAAGTCCTTCGCCCTCGCCTCGCGCGCCTGCCGCGACGCCGAGGCGCGCCACCGCCGCGTGCTCCGCCCGTACCGCGCGGACCTCCTGCGCGCGGCGCTCGCGCGCTACCCGTCCACCGCCCGCCTCGACCTCACCCTCTGCCCGCGCGTCCCCGATTCCGCCCTCTCCTCCTTGCCCTCCGCGCCCCTCCGCGCCGTCGACCTCTCCCGCTCGCGCGGCTTCGGCGCGCGGGGCCTCGCCGTCCTCTGCACCGCCTGCCCGGCCCTCGCCGACCTCGACCTCTCCAACGGGGTCGACCTCGGGGACGCGGCGGCCGCCGAGGTGGCGCGCGCGCGCGGCCTGCGCAGGCTCTGCCTCTCGCGCTGCAAGCCCGTCACGGACATGGGGATCGGCTGCGTCGCCGTCGGATGCCCCGACCTCCGGGAGGTCGCGCTCAACTGGTGCCTCGGGATCACCGATTTGGGGGTCCGATTCCTCGCCCTCAAGTGCAAGAAACTCGCCTCCCTCAATCTCTCCTACACCATG ATCTCCAAAGATTGCCTTCCAGCCATCATGAAGCTACCAAATCTTGAGGTGTTGTCACTGGTGGGGTGTgttggaatcgatgatgatgccCTTGCTAGTCTTGAGAACGAATGCAGCAAATCGCTGCAG GTGCTTGATATGTCAAACTGTCAGAATGTCACCGATGAGGGAGTTTCGTCAGTAGTGAAGGCAATGCCAAATCTTTTGGAGTTGAATCTGTCATACTGCTGTCAT GTTACTCCTTCTATGGGAAAATGCTTCCAAATGATTCCTAAGTTGCAGACCCTGAAATTGGAAGGCTGCAAATTCATGACCGATGGACTCAAATACATTGGAATTTCTTGTGCTTCTTTAAGAGAGTTGAGCCTGAGCAAGTGCTCGGGATTGACAGATACTGATCTTTCTTTCGTCGTATCAAGACTAAAGAGTTTATTGAAGCTGGACATTACCTGCAATCGCAATATCACTGATGCTTCACTAGCTGCCATCACTAGCTCATGCCCTTCCCTCATCTCTCTCAAAATGGAGTCTTGTAGCCATGTTTCAAGTGAAGGGCTGCGAATGATTGGGAAGCGCTGTTCCCAGTTGGAAGAGTTAGACATCACTGACAGTGATTTGGATGATGAAG GTTTGAAAGCTCTCTCTGGATGCAGCAAGCTTTCAAGCTTAAAAATTGGTATATGCATGAAGATAAGTGATGAAGGCCTTATGCACATCGGCAAGTCTTGCCCAGAACTCCGAGATATTGATCTGTACAGGTCTGGGGCCATTAGTGATGTGGGGGTTACTCAAATCGCTCAAGGTTGTCCAATGCTAGAGTCTATCAACCTGTCCTACTGTACAGAGATAACAGACCTTTCATTGGCTGCGCTCTCAAAATGCGCAAAACTGAACACACTAGAGATCCGTGGCTGCCCCAGTGTTTCATCTGTGGGGCTCTCAGAAATAGCAACCGGATGCAGGCTACTTGCCAAGCTCGATATCAAAAAGTGCTTTGCGATCAATGATGTGGGGATGCTTTTCCTTTCCCAGTTCTCTCATGGCCTCCGTCAG ATAAACCTGTCGTATTGCTCAGTCACCGACATAGGACTTCTGTCCCTCTCTAGCATATGCGGGCTGCAGAGCATGACCATTGTGCACTTGGCTGGTATTACGCCCAACGGCTTGATGGCTGCTCTGATGGTCTGCGGTGGTTTGAAGAAGGTGAAGCTCCACACAGCATTCAGATCTATGATGCCTCCACACATGCTCAATGTTGTTGAGGCTCGCGGCTGTATTTTCCAGTGGATTGATAAACCATTTCAG GTTGAGCAAGAACGTTGCGACATATGGAAACAACAGTCTCAGGACGTGCTAGTGCCCCTTCCATCCTACAGAATCATCTGA
- the LOC127300099 gene encoding cation/H(+) antiporter 15 yields the protein MNSKNDFALICCGRTVDCRVYGEPERSELNLGSRRRVQSLPLLSLSSTRLRIARSPARARPDTRGCRPHHRHHSLALHLHALLAQARSSTKHGTMDADAAVNLTAAAAEATATVKPVAAACYDNNLVNSQGMFLGDEPLRFSLPLLLIQVSLILLLSAAAHHVLRRLGQSRFVTHMLVGVLLGPSVLGRNHELRGVLFSERGTYILESVSLVALILFLFSMGVKTDMSLLRRPSGRAVAVGLAGSVVPLAITLPVFHVLQPTLPADLRGSSLITELAVRLSLSSFPVIADALAELDLLNSELGRIALTASLITDVTSWFLRACFAATFLITQAKSPVFTAKILASFVAFVLFVAFVARPAGRYIAYKRTPAGDLLSEGSFVVVVIAALLSALVTDVIGFKYMIGPMMLGLALPGGMPIGATMTERLDSFFIALFLPVYMALAGYRTDLSELGAHEEKWCALELFVALCVAGKMVGCIAAGLFFAMPIGEATALALMLNIRGIVEVAAINNWGDTMKASAEHYSTLTLSMVLITAVATPLIKLLYDPTGRFARAKRRTMEGARPNAELRVMACLYTEDHAAPLIDLLEASGANRDFPVSLIVLHLTELVGRAASVLKPHKKSSSSTSNSPSDRIVNAFRYFEQQVSPGAVTVSPYVAQSPYSSMHHDVCSLAHSRKANLILLPFHKSSDGARSTANNAVRAANRAVLQYAPCSVAILVDHGLAAGSACATASNRNLLQRVALYFLGGPDDREALSYAARMPESGGTAVTVVRFKLRNWVGMGGRDEVRDEEVLQEFWQRYRDDERVVYVEKTVEDGEGTASVIRSMSDKFDLLIVGRRGEDRDVEGSALTSGLSEWSECPELGVLGDMLASAEFASKVSILVIQQQAAPLTAAGAGEADH from the coding sequence ATGAATTCAAAGAATGATTTCGCGCTAATTTGCTGTGGCCGAACCGTGGATTGTCGTGTGTATGGGGAACCGGAGAGAAGTGAATTGAATTTGGGGAGCAGGAGAAGAGTTCAATCTCTTCCTCTACTCTCCCTCTCGTCCACACGGCTAAGAATAGCTCGCTCGCCTGCTCGAGCTCGACCAGACACGCGCGGATGTCGtcctcaccaccgccaccactcgcTTGCATTGCATTTGCATGCATTGCTAGCTCAGGCTCGGAGCTCCACCAAGCACGGAACCATGGACGCGGACGCGGCCGTGAACCTGACGGCTGCCGCGGCGGAGGCCACGGCGACGGTGAagccggtggcggcggcgtgctACGACAACAACCTGGTGAACTCGCAGGGCATGTTCCTGGGGGACGAGCCGCTGCGCTTCTCCCTCCCGCTCCTCCTCATCCAGGTctccctcatcctcctcctctccgccgccgcccaccacgTGCTCCGCCGCCTCGGCCAGTCCCGCTTCGTCACCCACATGCTCGTCGGCGTCCTCCTCGGCCCCTCCGTGCTCGGGCGCAACCACGAGCTCCGCGGCGTGCTCTTCTCCGAGCGCGGCACCTACATCCTCGAGAGCGTCTCGCTCGTCGCGCTCATCCTCTTCTTGTTCTCCATGGGCGTCAAGACGGACATGAGCCTGCTCCGCCGCCCCAGCGGCCGCGCCGTCGCCGTCGGCCTCGCCGGCTCCGTCGTCCCGCTCGCCATCACGTTGCCGGTGTTCCACGTGCTCCAGCCCACGCTCCCGGCCGACCTCCGAGGCTCCTCGCTCATCACCGAGCTCGCCGTTCGCCTCTCCCTCTCCTCCTTCCCCGTCATCGCCGACGCGCTCGCCGAGCTCGACCTCCTCAACTCCGAGCTTGGTCGCATCGCGCTCACCGCCTCTCTCATCACCGACGTCACTTCCTGGTTCCTCCGCGCCTGCTTCGCGGCCACGTTCCTCATCACGCAGGCCAAGTCCCCCGTGTTCACGGCCAAGATCCTCGCCTCCTTCGTCGCTTTCGTCCTCTTCGTCGCCTTCGTGGCGCGCCCCGCCGGCCGGTACATCGCCTACAAGCGCACCCCGGCGGGTGACCTCCTCTCCGAGGGCTCCTTCGTCGTGGTGGTGATCGCGGCGCTGCTGTCGGCGCTGGTGACGGACGTCATCGGGTTCAAGTACATGATCGGGCCCATGATGCTGGGGCTTGCGCTCCCCGGCGGCATGCCGATCGGCGCCACCATGACGGAGCGGCTCGACTCCTTCTTCATCGCGCTCTTCCTCCCCGTCTACATGGCGCTCGCCGGCTACCGCACCGACTTATCGGAGCTGGGCGCCCACGAGGAGAAATGGTGCGCGCTGGAGCTCTTCGTGGCGCTCTGCGTCGCCGGCAAGATGGTGGGCTGCATCGCCGCGGGGCTCTTCTTCGCCATGCCGATCGGCGAGGCCACGGCGCTGGCGCTCATGCTTAATATCCGGGGCATCGTGGAGGTGGCCGCCATCAACAACTGGGGCGACACCATGAAGGCCTCGGCGGAGCACTATTCGACGCTGACGCTCTCCATGGTGCTCATCACGGCGGTGGCCACGCCGCTCATCAAGCTCCTCTACGACCCGACAGGGAGGTTCGCGCGCGCCAAGCGGCGGACAATGGAGGGCGCGCGGCCCAACGCGGAGCTCCGGGTGATGGCCTGTCTCTACACGGAGGACCACGCGGCGCCGCTCATCGACCTCCTGGAGGCCTCCGGTGCCAACCGCGACTTCCCCGTCTCCCTCATCGTGCTCCACCTCACCGAGCTCGTCGGCCGCGCCGCCTCTGTGCTCAAGCCCCACaagaagtcctcctcctccacctcgaacTCGCCATCGGACCGCATCGTGAACGCCTTCCGCTACTTCGAGCAGCAGGTGTCGCCGGGGGCGGTGACGGTGAGCCCCTACGTGGCCCAGTCCCCCTACAGCTCGATGCACCACGACGTGTGCTCGCTGGCGCACAGCAGGAAGGCCAACCTTATCCTCCTCCCGTTCCACAAGTCCTCCGACGGCGCACGGAGCACGGCCAACAACGCCGTCCGCGCCGCTAATCGTGCCGTGCTCCAGTACGCGCCCTGCTCCGTGGCCATCCTCGTGGACCACGGCCTGGCGGCCGGGTCGGCGTGCGCGACGGCGTCCAACAGAAACCTGCTGCAGAGGGTGGCGCTCTACTTCCTGGGTGGACCCGACGACCGGGAGGCCCTGTCGTACGCTGCGAGGATGCCGGAGAGCGGCGggacggcggtgacggtggtgcggTTCAAGCTGCGGAACTGGGTGGGCATGGGCGGGCGCGACGAGGTGAGGGACGAGGAGGTGCTCCAGGAGTTCTGGCAGAGGTACCGGGACGACGAGAGGGTAGTGTACGTGGAGAAGACGGTGGAGGACGGCGAGGGGACGGCGTCGGTTATCAGGTCCATGAGCGACAAGTTCGACCTGCTGATCGTCGGACGGCGAGGGGAGGACAGGGACGTCGAGGGGTCCGCGCTCACCAGCGGCCTCTCGGAGTGGAGCGAGTGCCCGGAGCTCGGGGTGCTCGGCGACATGCTCGCCTCCGCGGAGTTCGCGTCCAAGGTGTCCATTCTCGTTATCCAGCAGCAGGCCGCGCCGCTCACCGCAGCCGGCGCCGGAGAGGCCGATCATTAA